CAGGCTGCTGATGAAGTAGAACTGGGGGATTTAGCTGCAGCAGCGGTCGAGCAGCGACATTTCCAGGCAACTGAGGGAGTGCCATTTGGGGACTCCGATCTGCAACAGGCTGAGAACCTTGTTGCGGTAAACGCCGCCGCCTGGTGGCGAGATCAGTCTGAGGCCATCAGTACCTGGAGCAAGTCGCTGGAAGAGCTTGAGCACGATCTGGCCGCTCTTGGGCCAGAGCCTGCGACCGATCAGTACTACTGGTTCGACAAAACAGGCCGTCCTGTGCCGGCACCAGTGAACGAGTACGACTGGATCATGGCGAAAGCCTTTATCAAGGATGAGCATACCCCCGAATCCCAGATTGAAGGCTTTGGCGCTGGCCTTCAAGGCAGGTCGAGCAACTCCGGTGTACCCGGGGACATTACCGGCGCTTCAACCAGTGACTCAACCACTCCTCAGGAGGTTGGTATGGCAAACGCTGACAGCAATACGGGACAGAAACTCATCCTTCGCGGTGTGACCAAGCTGGATAACGATCAGTACGACACCACAGTGCTCCTGTACCAGGGCAGTGGGGATTACCTACAGGGATACGTGAAGGTCAACGGTGAGAAGCACCAGGTCCTTGCGTTCATCAATGAGCGTAACCCCGACCCAGGTACCGGTGAGATCAAGCCTAACTTTATCACCCTGTCCCAGCCGAACAACGATGGAAGCGACCAGAAGTGGACGCAGATCGGCTTCGGGAACGCGGTTAATCGCCGCGGCGACGGGAAAGCCGTTTACTTCGATGAGGTGCTTTTCAACGTTGATAACCAGATCCTCAAGGCAAAGGTTACCAAGCACGTTGATGAGGATATGCACCGCAAGCTGGGTTTCCTCGAGCAACGTAAAGAGCGGGAGAAATCAAGCGCTTCCCCAAAGCCCGAGGCTCTGACGGAGCCCGTCAAGCAACAGCCCAGCCCGGCGCAACCCGCTGTTAAATCCCGGGCACGAGCTTGATGCTCCTGGCCGTTGAATGTTCTTGGAGGACTGGTATGAAGACACTGACCCGCGCGTTACTCGTTGTGCTGCTCATGAGCTCGGCTGTGACAGCCCATGCTGCCACCTGCCGTAGCGGAGAAGCCGCGGTGCGTGGTGGTGAGGCCGGCCTGGCTCGAGATCAGGACGCGGCCGACACCAACCAAACGGCTGCTCAGACATCGTCAGACATTTTGGGCAAATGTGTCGGGGGGATCACCGGCATATTCAGCACCACCTCTTTCCCTGATCTGTCTGCCATCTGGCAAATGATCAAGGACAAGGTTTGCTCGATCGCCAGCTCCTCAGTAAACGGTGTGATTTCCGAGGTGAATGGACAGATCAACGGAGTCATGAGCGAGGTTAACGGGGCCGTAACTGATGCTGTCAATCAAACGGGCGTCAACGATACCGGCCTTGGCACCGTTGTCGGTAGCGGCGATACGCATATCAGCAACCCTGTAGAGGTCGGACACACCAGTGACGCGGCCGATTCGTCGACAAATTGGAATGAGGTTTGGAAATAAAAACCATCGAGCCCGCGGATTCGCGGGCTTTTGGTTTTCGGAGTGAAGAGTTACGGCCGGCGCGGCGGCGCTTAAGGAGGATCGGCCATGAGCGAAGTTTTTGTCAGCACGGTTCATCCGGCTATCGGAAGGTTGTACTGGGTATTCACATCCAATGCTGATTGCAATTACCCCGATCATTACAGCTTGACCGACTGGAGTGAGCTTGCGACTCGGTTTCCAAAAGGATGGCGAGATCATGACTACTACCACTGGCTGCATCGATCACATATCTCGAAGGTTTTCGAACCGGATGACCCCTACAGCGACTATGTCGAGTACGAGGACGAAGAAGCTGGGTGTCTGGAGCAGCGGCTTTCGGGATTGCTTGCTCGCCTACAGACCAAAAGCGGGCAGACAGTTGAGGAATTCAGGCACTGGATGTTTAGTGCAGTTTGGGTAGACGTCCCTGCGCTACGCATTGTTGAGAGCTGAATGGCGGGCGCAAATGATCAGTATGAAAAAGGGCGCCATGGGCGCCCTTTTTCATTACGCTCGCATTTTACTCCGTCCGGGAGCTGCGGAACCTTGTAGGAGGACCGATTTTGGCTCCCACTTCGACTGATAGGAGTCGTCAGCTTGCATCAGTTTCAGTTCCCGAAGCACATCCCGAGCATCCTCGCGCAGGTAGTCAAGCCGAGTCTGCTGCAGGAACGGCTTCGCCTTCTCTTGGATCGCTTTGTTGAGCTCTGACAGCTCGCGTCCCGCGTCGACTCGGCCTCATCCCTCCAGCCTTCCAGGCGCTCCAGGAAGTTGTCCAATCGGCTGATGAACCCGCTGATGCTGAATTTGTCGTCAACGCGATACACCAGGTTGTCCGGCTCGTATGAGTCCCGACCGGTGACGGTGAAGTGGATTTTCTGCCGCTCGCATGACACTTGAATTTCGAAACCTCGATAGCTTCCTACGGCACAAGCTCTGCGCGCTGGAACGTGTCTTCAGACCGCCGCTCGACGGCCCGCTTCATGGCGGTGGCGAATACCGCGGCCAGTCTTTCCTTGTCCGCGTCTTTGTAGGGTCTGCCATTCGCCGAGAACTCGAATTCAGGTTTGGTGCCGGCATCGCGCCGCTGGATCTCACTTGACCAACGGGCGATTGCCCGATCGGCACGTGAGTCGGCGTCACGCAGCCACGCAATGCGGCTGTCGAGCGAGTGCTGGCCACGTTTGAAGTTGGAAAACAATGCTTCCACCTTCTTGAGGTCTGCAGCGATTTGCACCTGCTGGAAGATCAGAGGATTACCGGTGGCCGCGGCTTTCATCTCGGCGGCGTTGGCTGCCTCGCTGGCCACATCCTCGATCACACGCTGGAGGCTGTCCCCCTTGCGGAATTGTTCGATGCCAGCTGCCTTGAATTCGATGGTCTGCCACATGCGGCTATCGTAGGTCTGTTTCGTTGCGTAGCGCAGAATCTCGATCTCGAATCCGTCAGGATCCATCTCATAGAAGAGGTTACCTTGCCGCTCGATGCGACCATCGCGTTGCTCCAGGTCGCTTGGGCGCCATGGTGCATCCAGGTGGTGGAGAGCGACCAGGCGGCGTTGGACATTCATGCCGGCACCCATCTTCGCTGTTGACCCCAGAATGATCCTGACCTCGCCGGCATTCATCTCCGCAAAGAGCTTGGCTTTCTGCAGATCTGTGTTGGCCTCATGGATGTAGCGAATCTGGTTCGCCGGGATCCCGCGAGCGAGGAGCTTTGATCGAATGTCGTCGTATACGCTGAACGAGCTGGCACCTGCCAGAATATCGTCCATAGAGATCGAGGCTTCTCCTTCTTCTTCGTCCTCTGAGCTCACAGCAGCCTGTTCTGGGCGTTTTGGACCTTTTGGCGTGGATAGGTCACAGAAAATCAGTTGCGTGCCTTTACGGTCGTCCCAGTCCTGCCAAATGCGGAATGCTTGATCGACACACGCATTCACTTTGCTACCTGCGAAATCCCCAGCGCCGGGATCGATGAGTCGGAAATCCAACCCCGCTTTGCGCGCGTCGTTGGTGATCTTCAAAGGATTGTCGAGGCGTGGGTCTTTCGGCAAATGCTCCATGCGATGGATGATCGATCCATCGTTCCAAGTCTTGAACGTCGATCCATCCGCTTTAAGCAGCGGATTACCCTCTGCGTCGATCGCCTCTTGCTGAATGCCCATGTACCAAGCTTGAGCCTCCGATCGATCCACAATCACGTTCTGCGGGCGACCGCCTTTCAGCTTCGGTACTGGGAATCGGGTACCGCGGGCCTCGGCCTGGTCCTGTAGATCCTTGCGTGTGATTACATCAGCGAAGGTTCGATACATCGCCGTCAGCTCGGGAACGTTCTGGAACTTTGCAAAACGCGAGTTGAGCTTGTAGTTGACGCCGGTAGCGTCAAGCTCCCAGCCGGTTACAACCTGGCCGAATGTCGAAGCCCAGGCATCAAAATGAATGATGCCCCGGGCCTTCATTTCATCGTACTGGAGGTATCGTTGTACGGTGTAGAGCTCAGCGATCGTGTTGCTCAATGGGGTACCCGTGGCCAGAAACACGCCTCGGCCGTCGTTCCGTTGCTGCAGGTAGCGACACTTGACGAAAAGATCGAATGCTTTTTCCGATCCTGCCAGATTACCCAGCCCCGATACCCTGCTGAGCGAGGTCGTGATGAACAGGTTTTTGAATTCCTGCGCCTCATCTACAACCAAGGCGTCAACACCCAGATCGGCAAAGCTGACAGCCTGGTCTTTAGAACCGGTGTCGGCTTTCTTTTCCAGTCGCTCGGTCATCCGCTCTTTCGCCTTTTCCATCTCCTTGATGGTCACGCGATCGCCCTGGCTGCTCTTGAGGTCCAAAATGGCGTCAGTGAGATCCTGGATTTGCTCCTGCAGCAGCTCCTCGAGCGTCTCCGGGGGCATGCCAATTTTTTTGAACGAGCTGTGAGCCACCACCACAGCATCCCAATCCCCGGTAGCGATTCGGGCAAAGAGTCGCTCCCGGTTTTCTTTCTTGAAATCCGTCTTCTCAGCAACCAGCACGTTGGCGTTAGGGTAGAGGTCGTAGAAGGCATCCTTCCACTGCAGTAGAAGATGATTCGGTACCAACACCATTGGCTTTCGGAAAAGCCCATCCGCTTGCTCTCCATCACGGTTCCGACACACACCAGCGTCTTACCGGCGCCGACTACGTGATCGAACAGTGCTGTGCCGTCCTGAATTCCGCGCCAAATTGCGTCCTTCTGGTGCGGACGGAGCGTGATGTCCAGCGAGGTGCCGGGCAGCTGCAGGTGTGAGCCGTCGTAGCGGCTGGGAATATTGGTGTTGAACCGATCGTTGTAGAGTCGCGAGAGGGATTCACGACGATCCTGATCCTCCCAGATCCAGTCGGTGAACGCAGCGCGGATCTCGTCCGCCTTTTGGTTGGCTGCAGCGGTCTGAGTTTCATCAACCTGCATGATCGGATGGCCATGATCGTCCTTTCCGACCTCCACTTTCACTTGGATCGGGCGGTTCGTTAAAACCGCCTCTACCAGCTTGTTTGCGGGGTACGCTTCGGTGCCCCAGGTGACGCGCATGGTGGTGTTATCCCCCTCGGAGATGTTCACCATCCACTTGCCCAAGGCCTCCTGGTAGTCGATGCGCCGGCGTACATCCCCCATCAGGTGTACGACGAAATCATCGATTGTTTTCGCCGGTACCCAAGTCGAACCCAGCTGCACGGAAATGTCGATCGGCTCGATGTCTGCTGGCTGTATCGGACGCAGCGCCTCGACGTTCTCCAAGAACTTTGGATCGTGTTCCGCGGCTCGAAGCGCTCCCCTGAGTTTCGCTTTCACGTTCCCGGTCAGGTACTGATCGGCTGTTTCCCAGCGATCCTTGCCCGGATTGAAGTAGACAAGTCCCTTCAGGTCACGAAGGAGTTCAGGCTCACTCAGACCGCACAAGCGGATCATGCGCTCGAGGTCTACACGGCCCACCTGGTTCATGCTGACAACCAGTGCATCCTTAGCGGATTCGACGTGCCGAATTTCTTCGCGTGGGCTCATCACGCGGCGCGAGAAGATTGCGGCTTTATCAGCTGTGGGATTGCGCGCCGGCACTCCGTGCTTGCGTGCCATGTCAGCCGATACGCCGCGATCGTAGTTGCTCTCAAGCGCATTGAGCAGAGGGTATTCAGGATCCTCCCCCATCGCCAGGCGGTTGGCTTGGCTACTCAGGTGGCCAAATCGACGGACGTACTTGTCGTACAGTCCATTCAAACGGCCGCGCAAGGTTTCCAGATCTTGAGGGTCAACGGACTGCTCAGCATTCATCAACGCGCGCAGAGCGTCACGTACCTCAATCATGCCGCGAATTCGTTGGCCTGCCCGCTCGGTTTTCGGGGTAATGAACTGGTAGTCGTGGGCTGCAAGCTGATCTGGCAAGCGACGGGCCAAACGGTCGTCAGCGGTCACAAAGTAGGAACCCACTTTGGTATTCGCTGGCAGGTCGACCTCGGGTTTACCTAATTGGCCATCAGTTTCATGATCAAGAGGCTCGCCTGTGAAGGTGCGGATAACACCTGCAGGCAACGATTGAAGTCGGGCGCTGATCGCCGCGCTCAGGTCCTGGCCTGGCTCCGCCATCAAATCAGCGGCATCGCGGCGCATCTTCCCGGTGAGGGCCATCCGGCCGGCCATCTGCTCGGGATTGTCGATGAAATACTGGTTGATCGTGATTGGCTCACCCGATTCGCGATCTCGTATTTCACCGACATCTACCCAGCGGCGCTCCGGTTGGTCTCCGGGGAGTGCCTTCTGGAAGAACACGATATCCGTCGTTACTTCGGTCAGGGCATTCTCTTTGAACGCCGTGTTGGGTAGACGAATAGCGCCCAGGAAGTGGGCCGTATCTGCGATATGTTCACGCGCCTTGCTATTGGCGGCATCGAGGAAATACCGACTGACAACGGCTCCCATCACACCACCAGGTTTGAGCGTATTGAGCGATTTAGCCAGGAAGTAGTTGTGGATCGAGAAACCAGCCAATTCGCGGTGGTGCGGGTCATACAACGATTGCGAACCGAAGGGCGGGTTCGCCACGCAGGCATCGAAGTATGCGCTTGGGATAGCCACATCCTGCAGACCGCGATTGATGAAGGTGGATGATGGATAAAGATGAGCGCCGATCTGCGCTGTCAGAGGGTCAAGCTCGATGGCGGTGATGCGACTGTTGCTCCGCATTTCTGTCGGCATCAGGCCGATGAAATTGCCAATGCCGGCAGCTGGTTCCAGAACCTTGCCACCTTTGAACCCTAGTCGCTCCAGACCCTCGTAAATGCCGTCGATTACGGTGGTTGAGGTGTAGTGCGCGTCCTGGGTGGAGCGCCTGGCCCTCTCGTACTCATCTTGGCTGAGCAGTGAGGCCAGTTCCTGGTACTCGGCACGCCAAGCATCATTTCGATGATCGAAAGCCTGCGGCAGTCCACCCCATCCTACATATCTGACCAGCGTGGATTGTTCGTCTGGGGTGGCGCCACGGCCTTCCTTGTGCAGCACCTGCAGCAGTTGAATGGCAGCGACGTTATCGCGGAATTTCGATTTTGGACCGCCAGAGCCCAGTGAATCAGCACCGGTAATCGCATAGTCAGAGGGGCTACAGGTCCGTTTTGATCTCCAACATTTGCAAGATCTCGTGCTCGGTCAGACCCTGCTTGCTGTCCGCTGGCAGGCTGTTGATGGCCGTCAATTCCAGGGCTTGCTGCTCCAATAGCCGGCTGAGCAGTTGCAGCTCGCCCTGAAGCTCCATCGCCTTGAGGCGTTCCGGGCTGTTCAGCGCCCAGCGATCCAGAATCTTCCAGCCTTGGAGACTGAACGACGGCGACTGGCGGATCGATGCGAGTGTCTGTTGGCTCAGGACTCGTGCGGAGATTTCCAGGGGCTGTGTTTGGTTGGTGATCATAATGGCGGTCTCCTTGGTCTTCGTCGGAATCGAGGCCGGCTTGCAGGTCCTCGATGGTATTTACCGTCTCTTGAAAAGCGAAATCGAACGTCATCTGCCCCTGATTCTCTGGGGTCTGCCGCCGTTTTCTAGGCATTGCCGTCGCCTCCTATTCCAGTTTGTATAATAGTCATTATACAAACTACTGAAGACACGACAATGTGCGTTTCTAACTCACTGTTTTTAAAAGGTACTGTTAGTAGCCCGGCTTCGGCCTTTTCAGGAAATCTCCCTGGCTAAGATCGGTCGGGTACTTGTGACGGTACTCCGATCGGATGCCATCCAGCTCAGCATGCTCGCTCGGGGCAGCTCGCCGTACAAGCATCTTTCCCTCGATCACTTCCAGGTTGTAACTGAAACCGCGAATCTCCTCGGGAGTCCAGACGCGCTCGCGTTCTTGAGTGATGCGCAGTCGGCCAGCTGCTGGAGTGCAATCCACCTCAGAGAGGCGACGCGCATACAACTCGGTACCGTTGCGGCTAAACACCTGCAGCGTATGGACTAGGTTATCTGATTCTAGCCGTTCGACGGTTACAGGCAGGCCTGCGTAGGCCTGATCATGCTTATCTCGATTCGACCAACGACCAAATCCGTTGGCTTCTCGCTGCAGCTCGTAGCGCATATGAATGCTCATGCGGCTGACGAGGGGATCTACTGCCAATACACGGGCTTCGACCCGATAGCCAGCGGTGTGAAGGCGAGAGCACAGCCTGGCGAGACTATCGGGATCCCGCATGGTCCCGTCGATCAAGAGATTCCGCCGATTCTTGATCGCCAAATTGGTGAGCTTTACCGACCATGCGCCGGCGTCCGGATGAGTACGATCGGCGGCCAATCGATCGTTCTGCCGCATCAGCTGCAGGTATTGCGGATGGTGCTTGCGCAGCTCATCAGCATCAACCTTGATGGTGTTACCACCGAACTCATCCAGTGCTTTGCTGCTGAGTCCGGCCTTGCCTGCACCAGGTTGTCCCCCGAGAAGAACGGCGGTTGGATGGTTGACAGGTTTGGTAGTGGAGAGCGCCAGGAGGGCGATGTCGTCAAAAATGGCATCGTGGTCTTCGGGGGACAGTCGGAATTGCGACTGGTCGTCCTTGGGAAACGTCATTTGCTGTCGGTGTCCTTCCTTGATACCAGCAGCGATTGCCTGAGCTTCAATGCGCAGCTCGCTGATAGTAAGCCTACCGTCTGAAAGTCCGACGGCCTTCAACATGCCTTGTAGGGCATTGCGGGTGCGGTCCCATGCTTTTCCGAGGAATGAACGCTCCTCCTCCGCGACAAATGCGAAGACCTCTTCTGCACGATGGATGCCGGGGAGTTTGGCGTAGTGCTGATCCACGTACGCCCAAATATGGGCTAGTGAAGGTTCGCCGCGCGTTTCAAGAACGCGATCCAGGAATTCCCGCTTTTCTTCGGGATTGAAGGTGTTAAGCCCATAATGCCCGAGGAGCTCGTGGCGCAGCGCTCGTCGCACGGCCCCTTCATCACCCATATTGGAAGCGGCAAGGGTAAAGATGGCTCTTGCTGGGTGGTAGGCTGCGTCAATTCGGTATCCGATTTTTTCTCTTGCGGCGTCGGGTCCATAAATTTCCTCCTGCGTGGCCTTGATAATAGCAGTCACACCTATGTGACCACGATATTCGGCCATGAATCGATCCACTATCGCCTGGGCCTGAGCAACGGTAAGGCCAACGTGATCGGGAGATGCCATGAGGTATCCCCTTCAAACCGAAGCTTTGACAATCGGCCCGTAGCGCTCTATTGCGTGCGCTACCGCCAAATTGTCGTCAATGCGAAGCCGGGAGCGCTCGACTACGAGCTCAGCTTGCTCGGCCTCAGCTGATCAATCAGGGCCTGGTTCGGTTCGTCCTTGCTGCGCTCGTTGTGAATGTCGCGAGCTTTGAGGGCGATCATGTTGCCAATGGTTTCCATCGCGGCTTCAAAGGCCGCAAGCTGGTGATCCGTCCACTGTGCCGGCATGGAATTGTCCTTCTTTTTTGGTGTGAAGGCCTTGGTGATCAAGGCGAGGCCAAGTATCAAAAATATCGCAGACTGAAGCCAATCGGCTGTGGTACTGAGTTCATTGAGTCGAGAGTTGATCGCCATGGCCAGGCCCACTAAGGCACTCAAAGCACCTACAAATAACCGCATGATTCGATTATTCATCGCTTCCCCTTGCGGCGATGTCTTTGACCAAGGACAGCTCGAAGCAGTCATTCAACACGGTCATCAGTTGTTCCGCAGTAGGCGCGCTTTGGCAGCGGAACAGCACGATGGCCAACTCTTTAAGGCCATGGGCTCGGTTGATGCTATTGACCGCCAAGGCACGTAAATCATCGGTGTCATAGACGTTCGCCAATGCCACCCCCTCCGCGCCTGTGATACCTGCCGTGCGATCGATGGAGGTCTCAACCGACGGCGGCAAAGCAGGTTTGTGATCCGCATCCACCAGCATCAGGGAGACGATAAATGGCACCGACATTCCTGCAGGATTTTTGGCGAAGTAGGCCGGGACGACCTTCATTTCAGTCTCGTTGAACATTTGATTCCCTACCGTTTGACGTCGAGCGCCAGGAATGGCCCTTTGAAGCCAACCTGCTCGTCTACTGAACTGAACGCTGCTATCCCTTTGGCTCGTTCTTTGAGCCACCGATCAAACAGCTTGCGAGCTTGCTTGTCATCGACACGAACCAATTTTCCGTCCTCAGCAAAGAACACTGGCATGCGGAACGTATTGCTGTCGTCTACCGAAATGGCCATCTCATACCACTGATTCTGACCCTCGGTGACTTTAATAAATTGGGTGTGCATCCCCTGGATAACTTCCCTGTGTTCGCCAGGCTCTTTTGATGCCCCTGACTCCTGGTTGCAGCCAGCCAATAGGATCATCAGCAGGATCGGCAATGTGCGGCGAATCATGAACGATCTCCTTCAGCCCACCCTGGCGGGTAGGCTGGATAAGTGATTGAAGCCTCGAGGATTGACGATGTTTCGGGAGCCATGGCCCATGCGTAATAGCCAGTGCCCTCAAAATAGAGCACGGGTTGTCCCCCGAGCTGGCCTATGACGCTGGACCCGGCGGCATAGGATTTGGGCAAGTCGCCCAAACCCAACGTTGGCAGGTTGAGTGATGCGTGCAGCACCTCCTCGTGTTTGTAGAGGCTTCGCGCGGCGGCATCTCCCCAAGCGCTATTGTCCCGGGCGATGGTTCTGAACCTCATCCACTCCAGCGCAGGTAGCGCTCGCATGTGCTGCAGCACCAGATCCTGGAAACCCTTTTCGTGGGCCAGCAGCTGCCGGTCATGTTCGTTCAGGAAATCGGTGATCATTCAGCCCACCTTCTTGCCGAAGTCGAATTCGACTTTCCAGCTATCCCGGTTGAGTTTGAGGTAAGCGGTGAATGGGCGCTTTTCACGGTTGAGAAATCCAGAGAGCTTCTCCGTAATCCCGCTCTTGAACAGCGCATCCGCTTCAGAAGCACTCAGCGGCCTACTGGCGATCACTGCACCGACTTTGAACTGGCACGCTTTGCATTCAAAGTGACCTGGTACCGCTGCAATCTCACCTGAGCAGCGTGGGCACTCAAGCTTGTTGGACGACATCGCCGGCACAGCTGGAGCTGGACGATCTGGGGTGCTGGGTGCTGAGTCGAACACGAACGTCGTTTTTCCTGTGCCGGTGTCCAGCCTCAGCTTCGCGGAAAACTTGGACTGCTTTTGACGACTCACGAAGCCCTTGATGACAGGTGTTTCACCCTTCACCAACAACAGTTCGACCTGGCCTGGAGTGAGAGTCTTTCCTGATACCTCGTGCCAAAGCACGAACTCGCAGCTGGAACATACGGTACGCTTGCCCCGGTTTTGCAATGCGCTCTTGCAGTTAGGACAGGGAACGCCTTCGCCAGCTGCGGGCGGGAGGGGCGTGATAGAGGCGTCCTTGGCCGTGGCTACAACGTCACGAACGAATTCCTCGGCGTAGCGCATGAAGTCGCTCAGGCTCATCGCTCCATCAGCGACTTGATCCAGCGAGCGCTTGAAGGCACCGGCTTGTGCGGGGTCTTTAACGCGCATGGGCAGAGCGTCAATCAAGCTCCTGGCTTCAGGGCTGGTCATGAGCTTTTTGCCCTTTCCCCCCGCCGGCACAAACAGGCTACGTCGCTTCATGTCGGCGATGATGCCTGCACGAGTGGCAGTAGTACCTATCCCCTCACCCTCTTTGAGCCGCTTTTTCAACTCCACATCGTCTACGTATCGATGCAAGTTTTTCATTGCATCGAGGAGCATGTTGTCGTCAAAGCGCGGTGGCGCAGTAGTCACCTTGCCTGTTGCACTTACTTCCAGCCACTGCAACAGATCGCCGATCTGCACATTAGGGAGTTCACCCTCGGGCCCTTCATCTTCGGCGGGCGCACCATCCAGCGGTGGGGGTTCCTTGTAAACAGCTTTCCAACCTTGCTCGGTTGGGCAGACACCAGTTGCGGCGAACACCTCACCAACCTGAACGCGAATGCGCAACACCATCGACCGATACCGGTAATCGGCTGCAAACTGGGCAAGATACGCCCGCACCACCATGTCGTACACGTTCCGCTCAGGCTCCGACCAGTCAGCCACATTGACTGGATTTTCCGGGATTGAAGGGATGATGCCGTGATGCGGGGTGGGTTCCCCCGTGGGAGTACGCATTTTCGCATCATTGAAGGCTGCTGATTTGCGGTATGGGTCCAGCTCACGAGCAATGGCCTGCAGATCTGGCCGCAGCTGTATGATGCCGGCGATCACGCAGGGCGCCTCGGCATGATGGGCTTCAGAAAGGAAGCGCACATCGGTACGAGGATATGTCATGACCTTGTAGGTGTCGTAGAGCTTTTGCGCGGCCTCCATTACCTCGTCACCGGTGTAGCCGAAGCGGCTGAAACCTTCCATTTGCAATTCATTCATGGACAAGGGAAGTGGGGGCTCCTTCTTCTTGTCGGTGACCGAGTGCTCGATGACTGAGGCTTCCCCGGGCACACCATCCTGCAGGCGTGCAAGGAGGGATTTAGCAACCCCTTCGTCGACCAGGCGACCGGATTCATCCAGGCCAGCCTGGTCATCCTGTGGCATCCAGCGGCCGCGGATTGAAATCCCAGCTTCGGCTGTGAAAACGGCAGTGATGTCTTGATAAGGGACAGGCTTGAAAGACTCGATCGCTCGGTCCCGCTCGCGGACGACGTACAGCAGAGGGCTTTGCACGCTACCAACGGGCAGCAATCCTTGGTGGCCCATGTCGCGCCCTCGAAGGGTCATCGCCCTTGTACCGTTCATGCCCAAAAGCCAGTCATAACGGCTCCGAGCAAGCCCCCACAACCGCCATCCACTGAACAGCGGGTCAGAGTTGTCACGCATATTGGCGAGTGCTTCGCGGACCTTGCTGGGGTTGTAGTCGTTGATCAACACCCGTTTAACAGGCTTGCGGCAGCGATAGTACTCAAGCGCCTCGTCGACCAGACTTTGTCCCTCGCTATCCGGATCGCCAAGGTGGTACACAACGTCACACCAGGCCAGAAGCTCTTTCAGCTTGCTGAGCCGGGGCCGTTTGCGAGGATCAGGCAGAATTTTCCATTGTTGTTCTGGTGGAATAATTGGCAGATCTTCCATCCGCCAAATTTTCCGACCCTTGCCGGTAGTAGGCAGATCGTCCGGCAAATAGTCATCAGGCGTCGCCTGTTGGAAGGCATGTCCATCCAGCCATACGCACCAGTCGTTACCATGTTTCGTCCAGCCTGCCCCACGATCAGAAGAGTGTCCATTGAGCACAGGGAATACACCCTGCGATAGCTGGGATTCTTTCTCAGCGATCCAAAGAATTTTTTCCATCAACCCTCCTTACCCTTAAGTCTGGAGCCGTCTGGACCTACCCAGCGACTGGTATGGTTTGCCTTGCCTTGATTCCGTAGAATAGCTATCATACGGAAAATCATAAACCATCACGGGTTATTACGGAAGGATTGCCTAATGGTTCCAATTCCCGCTCCACCGCCTGATGTCGCCCAAGACCTGGTACCTGCCTGCATGGT
The window above is part of the Pseudomonas putida genome. Proteins encoded here:
- a CDS encoding helicase-related protein translates to MPPETLEELLQEQIQDLTDAILDLKSSQGDRVTIKEMEKAKERMTERLEKKADTGSKDQAVSFADLGVDALVVDEAQEFKNLFITTSLSRVSGLGNLAGSEKAFDLFVKCRYLQQRNDGRGVFLATGTPLSNTIAELYTVQRYLQYDEMKARGIIHFDAWASTFGQVVTGWELDATGVNYKLNSRFAKFQNVPELTAMYRTFADVITRKDLQDQAEARGTRFPVPKLKGGRPQNVIVDRSEAQAWYMGIQQEAIDAEGNPLLKADGSTFKTWNDGSIIHRMEHLPKDPRLDNPLKITNDARKAGLDFRLIDPGAGDFAGSKVNACVDQAFRIWQDWDDRKGTQLIFCDLSTPKGPKRPEQAAVSSEDEEEGEASISMDDILAGASSFSVYDDIRSKLLARGIPANQIRYIHEANTDLQKAKLFAEMNAGEVRIILGSTAKMGAGMNVQRRLVALHHLDAPWRPSDLEQRDGRIERQGNLFYEMDPDGFEIEILRYATKQTYDSRMWQTIEFKAAGIEQFRKGDSLQRVIEDVASEAANAAEMKAAATGNPLIFQQVQIAADLKKVEALFSNFKRGQHSLDSRIAWLRDADSRADRAIARWSSEIQRRDAGTKPEFEFSANGRPYKDADKERLAAVFATAMKRAVERRSEDTFQRAELVP
- a CDS encoding Eco57I restriction-modification methylase domain-containing protein; this translates as MLHKEGRGATPDEQSTLVRYVGWGGLPQAFDHRNDAWRAEYQELASLLSQDEYERARRSTQDAHYTSTTVIDGIYEGLERLGFKGGKVLEPAAGIGNFIGLMPTEMRSNSRITAIELDPLTAQIGAHLYPSSTFINRGLQDVAIPSAYFDACVANPPFGSQSLYDPHHRELAGFSIHNYFLAKSLNTLKPGGVMGAVVSRYFLDAANSKAREHIADTAHFLGAIRLPNTAFKENALTEVTTDIVFFQKALPGDQPERRWVDVGEIRDRESGEPITINQYFIDNPEQMAGRMALTGKMRRDAADLMAEPGQDLSAAISARLQSLPAGVIRTFTGEPLDHETDGQLGKPEVDLPANTKVGSYFVTADDRLARRLPDQLAAHDYQFITPKTERAGQRIRGMIEVRDALRALMNAEQSVDPQDLETLRGRLNGLYDKYVRRFGHLSSQANRLAMGEDPEYPLLNALESNYDRGVSADMARKHGVPARNPTADKAAIFSRRVMSPREEIRHVESAKDALVVSMNQVGRVDLERMIRLCGLSEPELLRDLKGLVYFNPGKDRWETADQYLTGNVKAKLRGALRAAEHDPKFLENVEALRPIQPADIEPIDISVQLGSTWVPAKTIDDFVVHLMGDVRRRIDYQEALGKWMVNISEGDNTTMRVTWGTEAYPANKLVEAVLTNRPIQVKVEVGKDDHGHPIMQVDETQTAAANQKADEIRAAFTDWIWEDQDRRESLSRLYNDRFNTNIPSRYDGSHLQLPGTSLDITLRPHQKDAIWRGIQDGTALFDHVVGAGKTLVCVGTVMESKRMGFSESQWCWYRIIFYCSGRMPSTTSTLTPTCWLLRRRISRKKTGSDSLPESLPGIGMLWWWLTARSKKLACPRRRSRSCCRSKSRISLTPFWTSRAARAIA
- a CDS encoding zeta toxin family protein gives rise to the protein MAEYRGHIGVTAIIKATQEEIYGPDAAREKIGYRIDAAYHPARAIFTLAASNMGDEGAVRRALRHELLGHYGLNTFNPEEKREFLDRVLETRGEPSLAHIWAYVDQHYAKLPGIHRAEEVFAFVAEEERSFLGKAWDRTRNALQGMLKAVGLSDGRLTISELRIEAQAIAAGIKEGHRQQMTFPKDDQSQFRLSPEDHDAIFDDIALLALSTTKPVNHPTAVLLGGQPGAGKAGLSSKALDEFGGNTIKVDADELRKHHPQYLQLMRQNDRLAADRTHPDAGAWSVKLTNLAIKNRRNLLIDGTMRDPDSLARLCSRLHTAGYRVEARVLAVDPLVSRMSIHMRYELQREANGFGRWSNRDKHDQAYAGLPVTVERLESDNLVHTLQVFSRNGTELYARRLSEVDCTPAAGRLRITQERERVWTPEEIRGFSYNLEVIEGKMLVRRAAPSEHAELDGIRSEYRHKYPTDLSQGDFLKRPKPGY